One window from the genome of Streptomyces sp. NBC_00708 encodes:
- the tatA gene encoding Sec-independent protein translocase subunit TatA: protein MLRNGLEPWHLLIVALVLILVFGSKKLPDMARSLGKSARILKSEAKAMKAEAGGDSAAPEHP, encoded by the coding sequence ATGCTCCGCAACGGCCTGGAACCGTGGCACCTGCTCATCGTGGCGCTCGTGCTCATCCTGGTGTTCGGCTCGAAGAAGCTTCCCGACATGGCGCGCTCCCTGGGCAAGTCGGCCCGGATCCTCAAGAGCGAGGCCAAGGCGATGAAGGCCGAGGCGGGAGGCGACTCCGCCGCGCCGGAACACCCGTAA
- a CDS encoding TetR/AcrR family transcriptional regulator, translating to MAGRRRWTTEEILDAAAELLRTSATESFSVRKLAAVLGTDSSSLYRHFRSKTELLRAVADRVLLAAMEGHRPEGDWKQRITALALRVREAFGRQPQLAAVWGRYVSGGAGSRLVVEEVLQALRASGLPDEKIPAHYHRIAVLIAALITSEAGAATVTPEEREQGQELFRVSVLGADPERFPALAHFARGLRPLQTDHRAAFEELLAAHLAHVEADARNG from the coding sequence ATGGCAGGCCGAAGGCGTTGGACGACCGAAGAGATCCTGGATGCGGCAGCCGAGCTGCTGCGTACGAGCGCGACGGAATCGTTCAGCGTGCGCAAACTGGCGGCGGTGCTCGGGACGGACTCGTCGAGCCTCTACCGGCACTTCCGCAGCAAGACCGAGCTGCTGCGCGCGGTCGCCGACCGTGTCCTTCTGGCCGCGATGGAGGGCCATCGCCCCGAGGGTGACTGGAAGCAGCGCATCACGGCCCTGGCTCTGCGCGTGCGGGAGGCCTTCGGCCGGCAGCCGCAGCTCGCCGCGGTCTGGGGGCGTTATGTGTCGGGCGGCGCCGGGTCCCGGCTGGTCGTGGAGGAAGTGCTGCAGGCCCTGCGCGCCTCAGGACTGCCCGACGAGAAGATCCCGGCGCACTACCACCGGATCGCGGTTCTCATCGCCGCACTGATCACCTCCGAGGCCGGCGCCGCCACGGTCACCCCGGAGGAGCGCGAACAGGGGCAGGAGCTGTTCCGTGTGTCGGTGCTGGGCGCCGACCCCGAGCGCTTCCCCGCGCTGGCGCACTTCGCGCGTGGCCTCCGGCCGCTCCAGACGGACCACCGGGCGGCGTTCGAGGAACTTCTCGCCGCCCACCTCGCTCACGTCGAAGCGGACGCGCGGAACGGTTAG